A single genomic interval of Amblyraja radiata isolate CabotCenter1 chromosome 3, sAmbRad1.1.pri, whole genome shotgun sequence harbors:
- the rps6 gene encoding 40S ribosomal protein S6: MKLNISFPATGCQKLIEVDDERKLRTFYEKRMATEVAADCLGDEWKGYVVRISGGNDKQGFPMKQGILTNGRVRLLLSKGHSCYRPRRTGERKRKSVRGCIVDANLSVLNLVIIKKGEKDIPGLTDNTVPRRLGPKRASKIRKLFNLSKEDDVRQYVVRRPLTKEGKKPRTKAPKIQRLVTPRVLQHKRRRIALKKHRTQKNKEAAADYAKLLAKRMKEAKEKRQEQIAKRRRLSSLRASTSKSESSQK, encoded by the exons ATGAAG TTAAACATCTCTTTCCCGGCCACGGGCTGCCAGAAACTGATTGAGGTGGACGATGAACGTAAACTGCGCACCTTTTACGAGAAGCGTATGGCGACTGAGGTTGCCGCTGACTGCTTGGGGGACGAATGGAAG GGGTATGTTGTGCGGATCAGTGGTGGCAATGACAAGCAGGGCTTCCCCATGAAACAGGGTATCTTGACTAATGGCCGTGTTCGTCTGCTGCTCAGCAAGGGTCATTCCTGCTATCGCCCAAGGAGGACTGGTGAACGTAAACGCAAGTCTGTCCGTGGGTGCATCGTTGATGCCAATCTCAGTGTCCTGAATCTGGTTATTATTAAAAAAG GCGAGAAGGATATCCCTGGGTTAACAGACAATACAGTTCCCCGCCGTCTTGGGCCTAAAAGAGCTAGCAAAATTCGCAAGCTGTTCAATCTGTCCAAGGAGGATGATGTGCGCCAGTATGTTGTGAGAAGACCCCTAACCAAGGAAG GTAAAAAGCCcagaaccaaagctcccaagattCAGCGCTTGGTAACTCCCAGGGTTCTGCAGCACAAACGTAGACGCATTGCCCTGAAGAAACATCGTACCCAGAAAAACAAGGAGGCTGCAGCAGATTATGCCAAACTTCTGGCCAAGAGGATGAAG GAAGCTAAAGAGAAACGCCAGGAGCAAATTGCAAAGAGGCGACGTCTTTCTTCACTGAGGGCCTCAACGTCTAAATCTGAATCTAGTCAAAAGTAA